The Vibrio echinoideorum genome includes a region encoding these proteins:
- the kdsD gene encoding arabinose-5-phosphate isomerase KdsD: MSQPFDYRSVAKQVLETEVAGLTQLDQYFNDDFCKACDLILNNKGKVVVMGMGKSGHIGNKIAATLASTGTSAFFVHPGEAAHGDLGMIEPGDIVIAISNSGESGEILSLFPVLKRLSIKIISMTGKPASNMATLSDIHLQISVPEEACPLGLAPTTSTTATLVMGDALAVALLQARGFTAQDFALSHPGGALGRQLLLKLDDIMHTGEALPVVAPDALVRDALLEISQKGLGMTAIVSNDGQMAGIFTDGDLRRILDKRVDIHSTQIGDVMTLNPTVAEPNMLAVEGLNLMQAKSINGLMLCHEGKLVGALNMHDLLKAGVM; encoded by the coding sequence ATGTCTCAGCCATTTGATTATCGCAGTGTTGCAAAACAAGTTTTGGAAACCGAAGTTGCAGGTCTCACCCAATTAGACCAATATTTTAATGATGACTTTTGCAAAGCTTGCGACCTTATCCTGAACAACAAAGGAAAAGTGGTTGTGATGGGCATGGGTAAATCTGGTCATATTGGCAACAAAATAGCGGCCACGCTGGCAAGTACGGGTACATCCGCTTTCTTTGTGCACCCGGGTGAAGCGGCACATGGCGATTTAGGTATGATCGAGCCTGGCGATATTGTTATTGCAATATCTAACTCTGGCGAATCAGGAGAAATCCTCAGCCTATTCCCTGTGTTAAAGCGTTTAAGCATCAAGATTATCAGCATGACAGGCAAACCAGCATCGAACATGGCAACCTTGTCTGATATCCATTTACAAATTTCAGTACCAGAGGAAGCTTGCCCATTAGGCTTAGCTCCAACAACGAGTACTACAGCGACCTTGGTCATGGGCGATGCATTAGCCGTTGCACTGTTACAGGCGAGAGGCTTTACGGCTCAAGACTTCGCACTGTCACACCCAGGTGGCGCTTTAGGTCGTCAACTGTTGCTGAAACTTGACGACATCATGCACACAGGAGAAGCTCTTCCTGTCGTAGCACCGGACGCGCTAGTAAGAGATGCTCTACTCGAGATATCTCAGAAAGGCTTGGGAATGACAGCGATCGTGAGTAACGATGGTCAAATGGCTGGTATTTTTACCGATGGTGATTTACGCCGCATCTTAGACAAACGCGTCGATATCCATAGCACTCAGATCGGCGACGTGATGACGCTTAACCCTACGGTAGCAGAGCCAAACATGCTTGCGGTTGAAGGTCTAAATTTGATGCAAGCGAAAAGCATTAATGGTCTGATGTTGTGCCATGAAGGTAAATTAGTCGGAGC